In Acetivibrio cellulolyticus CD2, the sequence ATTAGCCAAATTTACCACTCCCCTTGTTGAGCTACCTTAAATATACTATATTTGGGCGCACTTTTCAATGTTTGCACAGAGTATAATATAATTATAATTATTCTTTACATAAAAAAAACTTCCTGCTTTGTTTAGCAGGAAGTTTTTTTAAATTAATCTAGTTTATCTGAGCTGGTTGAATTACTGAATATCCAGAAGTAATTCTATTTCCGTCCCAGTCAAACAGCATTGTTCCATCTATGCCGTTTGGCATTGAAGTTGAATTTTCGAACTTCAAGGTAGTTGCTGTAGATGCAAGTACTTTAAATTGTATAACAGCTATAGTTCCTGTTTCTTCGGGACTTCCTGATGCTCTGTATTCTTCAATATTAGTATATAACTTACCAAAGTTAAGTAAACCTGAAGTCAAGTTATGTGAAACTGCAATAACAGGACCGTAGTCAGAATTGGCAATTAAAGTTCCAGCAGCAGGTATCGAACTGTTTGTGTATGAAGCCCCTGATGATTTAATTGGTTGTAAAACTGCAGGATCATATTTCAAATTAAGTTGATAACCTGAGAAATTGCTTATTTTATTAACTCTGACTGTAGCTGTAATTGTTTCTCCAACAGCTGCTGTTGTTTTATCAAAGTCTACAGTTATATAATTTGAAGGCATTTGCGTAGGTGTAGGAGTAGCAGTCTTTGTAGATGTAGGAGTTACAACCGGTGTTTTTGAAGGTGCAACTGTTATTGTAGGCACTGCTCCTGCATTAATTTCTGCTGGTTGAATTACTGTGTATCCTGATTTAATTCTATCCCCATACCAGTCAAACAGCATTGTACCATTTATGCCATTTGGCATTGAAGTAGAATTTTCAAATATTACAGATGTAGCACTTTCTGCTAAAACCTTGAAATTTATAACGGCTACTGTTCCTGTTTCTTCAGGTATTCCAGATGCTCTGTAATCTTCAAGATTTGTATATAACTTACCGAAATTAAGTTTTCCAGCAGTTATGTTATGTGATGCTGCAGGGATTGTTCCATAATCACCATTTGTAAGTATGGTTCCACTTAAAGGAATACTGCTGTTTGTATATGCTGTTCCGCTAGAAGTAATTGGTTGTAAAACTGTAGGATCATATTTCAAGCTAGCTTGATATCCTGAGAAATTATCGATATTGCTAATTCTTACAGTTGCTTTTATTGTATCATTAACTTTTGCAGTGGTTTTGTCAAAATCAATTGTAATGTAACTTTCACCACTTGTTTGTGTGCTTGTCGGAGTAGGTACTGCTATTGTAGCTGTAGGTGTTGCTGTTTTTGTAGGCGTTTGGGTAGCAGTCTTTGTAGGTGTAACAATTGCTGTTTCAGTAGGTGTAGGAGTTGTAGTTTTTGTAGGTGTCACAGCAACAGTCTTTGTAGGCGTTACAACAACAGTCTTTGTAGGTGTTACAATTGGACCTGTTGGATATGCACTATTAATTGTATTAGGTTGTATTACCTTATATCCAGATATTATTCTTTTTGCATCCCAATCAAAGAGCATTGTCCCATCTATTCCATGTGGCATTGTATTTGTACTTGCAAATGAAACAGAAGTTGCTTGAACTTTTAAAACCTTAAATGATATAACAGCAAGTGTTCCTGTTTTTTCAGGGCTTCCTGATAATCTGTAATCTTCAAGGTTGGTATATGATTTACTGAAATTAAGTACCCCATTAGTTAGATCATGATACGCAATAGGTAATATTCCATAATCCTGATTTGAAAGCATTTCTCCAGTTGTTGGTATAGTATTGTTAGTATATGCAACTCCAGAAGCAGTAACTGGTTGTAAAACTTCAGGATCATAATTTAAGTTTACTTGGTACCCTGCAAAATTATCTATATTATTGATCGATAAAGTTGCTTTTACTGTATCTCCAACTGCTGCGCTAGTCTTATCGAAATTCATTGTTATGTAACTTGGAGTAGTATCCTGACTATCAGCATTTATTGTACCTGGCTGAATTACATCATAACCACTGTTAATTTTGTTACCATACGAATCAAACAGCATTGTTCCTATAATTGCGCTTGGCATAGTACCTGAATTTTCAAAGGTAATAGATGTAGCTGTTTGCTTTAATACTTTAAAGCCAATTACAGCTAATTTCCCAGGGCCTTCATTTCCGTTTGTTCTATAATCTTCAAGGCTTGTATATGACCTTGAGAAATTCAATATTCCTGCTTCAAGATCATGAGATGCCATCGGGAGAACTCCATAATCAGAATTATTTAGTAAATCTCCGGCTGTTGGATTTGTACTTTTTGCATATGCCACCCCTGTTGCCGGATTTACAGGTTGAAGAACTGCCGGATCATATTTCAAGTTAACCTGATAGCCTGCCAAATCAGCCATTCCTTCAACTTTAAGAGTTGCTGATATAATATCACCAACTGAAGCAGTTGTTTTATCAAGATCAAGTTTTATACAACTCGTGTCATCAACATCGTCACCATTTCCATTAACAGTTATAATTGCAGGTTGGGTAACTGTATACCCGCTCAAAAGTTTGTCACCATTCCAATCAAATAACATTGTACCTGAAATACCATTTGCCATTGAAGCAGAATTTTCAAATAAAACTGCTGTTGATTTTGCTGTAAGAACCTTAAAGCTGATTACAGCAAGTGTTCCTGAAGTTTCTGCACTTCCAGACGCTCTGTATGCCTCAAGATTTGTATAGGACTTACCAAAATTCAATATTCCGCCTGACAAATTGTGAGCTGCCACAGGATATGGGCCGTATTCATAATTTCCAAGTAAAGTACCAGATGTAGGTATGGTGGAGTTTGTATAATCCTGACCCAAAGCATTAACAGGCTTGAGTACTGTTGGATCGTAAGTCAGATTTACCTGATATCCAGCAAAGTTGGATATACCATTTACTCTTACTGTTGCATTAATAATATCTCCTACTGATGCAGTTGTCTTGTCAATATCTAAAGATATGTTACCGTTTACTATTTGCTGACCGTCTGTATTAAGTATCCCTGCCTGATTAACTGTATAACCGCTAATTCTTTCCGCATTCCAATTACACAATATAGTTCCGGTTATCCCATTAGGCATTGTACGTGAATCTTCAAAAGATACTGTAGTTGCTTTACCTTGAAGCACCTTAAAGCTAATAACTGCAAGAGTACCTGTTGTCTCAGCAATACCGCTTGCTTTATAGTCTTCAAGGTTCGTATAAGTATTTGAAAAACATAAAATACCCTCTGAAATATTATGCGATGCCATTGGGTATTTATAGTAATCTTCATTTGTCAATATTGTGGCTCCTGATGGAACTGTGCTTTTAGAAAAAGGTGTTCCTGATGCTGTAACAGGCTGCAATACTGCAGGATCATATTTCAGATTTACCTGGTATCCTGCAAAGTTTTCAATATTATTTACACTCAAAGTAGCTTTAACAATATCTCCCACCGCAGCTGAAGTTTTGTCAAATTCTAAGGAAATATTACTGTCAGTTAATGGATTCTGATTGCTGGAGTTTATCAATCCAGGTTGGATAACTGTGTACCCAGAAGTTATCTTATTTCCTGTCCAATCAAAAATGTTTGTACCAGTAATAGCACTTGGCATTGTTTTTGTATTTTCAAAAACAACTGAAGTTACTTTTTCCTGAAGCACCTTAAAGTATATAACAGCAATCGAACCGTTAGATTCTGCTTTGCCGTTTGCTTTGTAATCTTCAAGGTTTGTATAAACTTTACCGAAGTTTAGAATCCCGGATGTTATATTATTAGATGCTTGTGGCAAAACACCAAAATCGCTATTTTTAAGTAGCGTTCCACTTTCAGGTACTGTAGAATTGGTATACTGCGCGCCTGTAGACTTAACAGGTTGTAACACTGCAGGATCATATTTCAGATTTACCTGATATCCTGCAAAATTATTGATGTTATTAATATTAAGCGTTGCTGTGATAGTTTCTCCTACTTTTGCTGAAGTCTTATCAAGCTGAAGCTCAATACTTGGAGTTTGAGCTCCAAAAGCAATGCTTGTAATCAAGCTGCTGCTTAAAAGTAATGCAATTGTTAAGAGAATTGATAAAGCTTTTCTTATCCTCATATAAATATACATCCCCTTTCAAAGGATTAAATTGATAACTAACCTAAAACATCAATGCAATAAAACTTATAATATAAAAAATATATGGTACAAAGTTTGGAAATTGACAAGAGCGACGAGATAGAATATGAATTAATTATGTTGAGATATTGGATTGATAAGTGTTAAGTGTGCTTTACTTTCTTTTATTGACATTCTAATTCAGTACTACAATTTTGTTTCTCTAGTAGTTGCTGTTGGTGTAAGTCTTGGATTTTTTAAAGAACTCCCCATCAACAGTAAAAATCACTTTCCATGTACCCTTAAACATTTTAATGCGGTGACACACATTTTATTTATCCGCCTCGTATCCTCTACAAATTACTATGTTATCTGGTACATGAATTTACTAAAACTACGCATAATGTTTGCCTTCTACAT encodes:
- a CDS encoding cohesin domain-containing protein, which gives rise to MRIRKALSILLTIALLLSSSLITSIAFGAQTPSIELQLDKTSAKVGETITATLNINNINNFAGYQVNLKYDPAVLQPVKSTGAQYTNSTVPESGTLLKNSDFGVLPQASNNITSGILNFGKVYTNLEDYKANGKAESNGSIAVIYFKVLQEKVTSVVFENTKTMPSAITGTNIFDWTGNKITSGYTVIQPGLINSSNQNPLTDSNISLEFDKTSAAVGDIVKATLSVNNIENFAGYQVNLKYDPAVLQPVTASGTPFSKSTVPSGATILTNEDYYKYPMASHNISEGILCFSNTYTNLEDYKASGIAETTGTLAVISFKVLQGKATTVSFEDSRTMPNGITGTILCNWNAERISGYTVNQAGILNTDGQQIVNGNISLDIDKTTASVGDIINATVRVNGISNFAGYQVNLTYDPTVLKPVNALGQDYTNSTIPTSGTLLGNYEYGPYPVAAHNLSGGILNFGKSYTNLEAYRASGSAETSGTLAVISFKVLTAKSTAVLFENSASMANGISGTMLFDWNGDKLLSGYTVTQPAIITVNGNGDDVDDTSCIKLDLDKTTASVGDIISATLKVEGMADLAGYQVNLKYDPAVLQPVNPATGVAYAKSTNPTAGDLLNNSDYGVLPMASHDLEAGILNFSRSYTSLEDYRTNGNEGPGKLAVIGFKVLKQTATSITFENSGTMPSAIIGTMLFDSYGNKINSGYDVIQPGTINADSQDTTPSYITMNFDKTSAAVGDTVKATLSINNIDNFAGYQVNLNYDPEVLQPVTASGVAYTNNTIPTTGEMLSNQDYGILPIAYHDLTNGVLNFSKSYTNLEDYRLSGSPEKTGTLAVISFKVLKVQATSVSFASTNTMPHGIDGTMLFDWDAKRIISGYKVIQPNTINSAYPTGPIVTPTKTVVVTPTKTVAVTPTKTTTPTPTETAIVTPTKTATQTPTKTATPTATIAVPTPTSTQTSGESYITIDFDKTTAKVNDTIKATVRISNIDNFSGYQASLKYDPTVLQPITSSGTAYTNSSIPLSGTILTNGDYGTIPAASHNITAGKLNFGKLYTNLEDYRASGIPEETGTVAVINFKVLAESATSVIFENSTSMPNGINGTMLFDWYGDRIKSGYTVIQPAEINAGAVPTITVAPSKTPVVTPTSTKTATPTPTQMPSNYITVDFDKTTAAVGETITATVRVNKISNFSGYQLNLKYDPAVLQPIKSSGASYTNSSIPAAGTLIANSDYGPVIAVSHNLTSGLLNFGKLYTNIEEYRASGSPEETGTIAVIQFKVLASTATTLKFENSTSMPNGIDGTMLFDWDGNRITSGYSVIQPAQIN